The Procambarus clarkii isolate CNS0578487 chromosome 24, FALCON_Pclarkii_2.0, whole genome shotgun sequence genome includes a region encoding these proteins:
- the LOC123761696 gene encoding transient receptor potential cation channel subfamily A member 1 homolog isoform X2, producing MANQAEENDVHQGLLDTSNTGHVVLSMDEVSESAAGVMNKEPNGRCSTQQINRQKSIYKIKIHEAAEVGDEGLLREIVNRRPEALGFQDKNGNTPLHLAAKGNHIDCCRILLEVSTKEVNIKNKAGDSSLLLSIAIGNKSTELTKLLINKGSKFDTKNKGKQTALHITSEKGNVETLKLLLELDKSCINAKDSIKLTPLHVAAKNGHWKACSELVKAGANLEDKDASGLTPLHWAAKMGFSECCKKLLEHKASINNKNNKGNTPLHLLCASGKEKPECAKLLIDHGADVNVQNNVGETPFHLSFRSHFKVSEVFLGQDVNLLLTDKQGRTVLHFAAERQNSDYVELVMKMLGSSKDLINKLDNQGKTALHIAISKRVIDTCKFLIRTGADGTISCGKVGTALHMAARYGLDDICDYLITKGVKMDIKNSEGLAPLHIAAKEGHKECCKVLCKRGAFAAIRDGDEMTALHHAAKGKHYACCEILKRQLYLVNLVDKHKRTPLHVAVEVNSLDCCKVLLTPKTDIWAKSFSGSPVKLACDGRYHDIFRLLLSYGSVNRTRNEKDINFQDLLEKSLERQDRKMVESIIDSCFWEEAFMPSQEILVEKQKNGNLRLLVKNYPDLVKSVLDKCIPTPAVTECDKTLQKPQRCYLVHYLDEAYPIPGKEESDDTKQTRPQDSQPRQPFETECGGLAAGAIVAPVDQAWRSDHLMEWILRYNHHHLLQHPLITYWLRYKWLSYIRIHHYVCLTLTFLLALLLTIFTAISWDWAYMEHTYNLTRSLVCPPGDEQLVGPEVKELLQKEGKVPNVLGHIIVFMFVIGILHDIYKITKLRKRFFKIENIFLPWAATSIIFISNFTSCSRNTFVREDWQWQVGVVSVLTSWMCLIMLMRNERCCSNFFHHAIHLFRTLFKIIFPLLFVGIVIFSVYKISGKGKTANNQALNTFLKIFSYQWVNTTLFVTLTIVICFVMLDNSRNKQRKVNKDLRTLAFVKMTMDFDLLYPILRKKYYVFWIPEDYKVNFSSQCNCLKQHLPNQKKQFEELSENEREVSDEIHDISEKIDKLQQYITKQFELINANR from the exons ATGGCCAACCAAGCAGAAGAGAATGATGTTCACCAGGGACTCCTCGACACATCCAACACTGGTCATG TTGTGCTGTCAATGGATGAGGTGTCAGAGAGTGCGGCTGGTGTTATGAACAAGGAACCTAATGGCAG GTGCAGCACACAGCAGATAAATAGACAAAAATCTATATACAAG ATAAAGATTCACGAGGCGGCGGAGGTCGGTGACGAGGGTTTACTACGGGAGATTGTGAACAGACGACCCGAGGCGCTTGGTTTCCAGGACAAAAATGGCAACACACCTCTCCACCTGGCTGCTAAAGGCAACCACATTGACTGTTGCAGAATTCTTTTGGAAGTCAGCACCAAGGAAGTTAACATAAAAAACAAAGCTGGTGATTCCTCACTTCTGTTGTCGATAGCCATCGGAAACAAATCTACAGAGCTAACAAAATTACTCATTAACAAGGGATCAAAGTTTGATACAAAAAACAAAGGTAAACAAACAGCTCTACACATAACCTCTGAGAAAGGTAATGTTGAAACTCTGAAACTGCTTCTTGAGCTTGACAAAAGCTGCATAAATGCTAAGGATTCAATAAAACTGACGCCTCTACATGTAGCAGCCAAAAATGGACACTGGAAAGCTTGCAGTGAGCTTGTTAAGGCAGGAGCAAATTTAGAAGACAAAGATGCCAGTGGCTTGACACCACTTCACTGGGCTGCTAAAATGGGTTTCTCTGAATGTTGTAAGAAGCTACTGGAGCACAAGGCTTCTattaacaataaaaataataaagggAACACCCCACTCCATTTATTGTGTGCATCTGGAAAGGAAAAACCGGAGTGTGCCAAGCTGCTGATTGATCATGGAGCTGATGTTAATGTCCAAAATAATGTGGGTGAGACACCATTTCATCTTTCCTTTCGCTCACACTTCAAAGTATCAGAGGTTTTCCTTGGTCAGGATGTGAATTTATTGTTGACTGACAAGCAAGGCAGAACAGTTTTGCATTTTGCTGCAGAAAGGCAGAATTCAGACTACGTTGAGCTAGTAATGAAAATGTTAGGAAGTTCAAAAGACTTAATCAACAAATTAGATAACCAAGGAAAAACAGCTTTACACATAGCCATTTCTAAAAGAGTAATTGATACTTGTAAATTTCTGATAAGAACTGGTGCAGATGGCACCATTTCCTGCGGTAAAGTTGGCACGGCTCTACATATGGCAGCACGTTATGGCCTGGATGATATCTGTGACTATCTCATTACCAAGGGTGTCAAGATGGACATAAAGAACAGTGAGGGATTAGCACCACTACATATAGCAGCAAAAGAAGGCCATAAAGAATGCTGCAAGGTGCTATGCAAGAGAGGTGCTTTTGCAGCTATCCGTGATGGTGATGAAATGACAGCTCTCCACCATGCTGCCAAGGGCAAACATTATGCCTGCTGTGAGATATTAAAAAGACAACTATATTTAGTTAACTTGGTAGATAAGCATAAAAGAACTCCTCTACATGTAGCTGTGGAGGTTAATTCCTTGGATTGTTGCAAGGTTTTATTAACACCTAAAACAGATATTTGGGCAAAGTCCTTCAGTGGAAGTCCTGTAAAGTTGGCATGTGATGGACGTTACCATGATATCTTCAGGCTTCTCTTATCTTATGGAAGTGTTAACAGAACTCGCAATGAAAAGGACATTAATTTCCAGGACCTTCTTGAAAAGTCATTGGAACGTCAAGATAG GAAAATGGTGGAAAGTATCATAGACAGCTGCTTCTGGGAGGAAGCTTTCATGCCCTCACAAGAAATTTTAGTGGAAAAGCAGAAGAATGGGAATTTAAGGCTGCTAGTTAAAAACTATCCAGACTTAGTCAAGAGCGTACTGGACAAGTGCATACCAACTCCAGCTGTTACTGAGTGCGACAAGACACTGCAAAAGCCACAAAGATGTTACCTAGTGCATTACCTGGATGAGGCATACCCAATACCAG GAAAAGAAGAAAGTGATGATACCAAACAAACAAGACCACAGGACTCACAACCAAGACAGCCTTTTGAAACAGAGTGTGGAGGGTTGGCAGCGGGAGCAATAGTGGCCCCGGTGGACCAGGCCTGGCGTTCCGACCACCTCATGGAGTGGATCCTtcgatacaaccaccaccacctcctgcagCACCCGCTCATCACCTACTGGCTCCGATACAAGTGGCTCAGCTACATCAGAATACATCACTATGTTTGTCTAACTCTGACCTTCCTCTTGGCACTTCTCTTAACAATCTTCACTGCAATATCTTG GGACTGGGCATATATGGAACACACATACAACCTAACACGGTCCTTAGTGTGCCCTCCTGGAGATGAACAGCTTGTTGGACCAGAGGTGAAGGAGCTTCTACAAAAAGAGGGCAAAGTCCCTAATGTCCTTGGCCACATAattgttttcatgtttgtaattgGAATTCTGCATGACATTTACAAAATAACAAAG CTGAGAAAAAGGTTTTTTAAAATAGAAAACATTTTTCTGCCGTGGGCTGCAACCAGCATCATTTTCATTAGCAATTTTACATCCTGCTCACGAAACACCTTTGTACGAGAG GACTGGCAGTGGCAAGTGGGCGTGGTGTCTGTGCTCACATCCTGGATGTGCCTCATCATGCTGATGAGGAATGAACGCTGCTGCAGCAATTTCTTTCACCATGCCATCCACCTTTTTCGCACCCTCTTCAAGATTATCTTTCCTCTATTATTTGTAGGAATTGTGATATTTTCTGTTTATAAAATAAGTGGCAAAGGAAAAACTGCTAACAATCAAGCATTGAATACTTTCCTTAAAATATTTTCATATCAGTGGGTCAATACGACATTGTTTGTCACATTAACCATTGTTATCTGCTTTGTAATGTTAGATAACAGTAGAAATAAACAGAGAAAGGTGAACAAGGACCTTCGCACTCTCGCTTTTGTGAAGATGACAATGGACTTTGACCTCCTATATCCTATCTTGAGGAAGAAGTATTATGTTTTTTGGATACCAGAGGATTATAAAGTAAACTTCAGCAGCCAGTGTAACTGTCTTAAACAACATTTACCTAATCAGAAAAAGCAGTTTGAAGAGTTaagtgagaatgagagagaggtttcagatgaaatacatgataTAAGTGAGAAAATTGATAAGCTTCAGCAATATATAACGAAACAATTTGAGCTTATTAATGCAAACAGGTAG